The genomic window CACGACTTCGACGCGTGGATGCCTCGGATCGTGGACTGGATCTACGCCAGCTGGGACGCGTTCCAGGTGAGCAAGTAGGGGGCCCCTGGCACGTGGACAGCTAGGCCGCGTGGTTCTCGTTGGGCTCGTGGGGCTTTTCCGCGCAGCCGCAAGGACGCGCGTCCGCGGCCGCTTCCGAAAGGGCGGCCATGTCCACCCAGTGCGCCTTGCAGGTTCCGGTGGAGGCCCTCTTCACGTGCACCTGCGCCTTGTCGTGGTCCAGGTCGAGGCCAATGACGGTCACCAGCGCCGAGATGCCTCCCCCCGCGGGTTTCCAGATCATGCACACGCCAGGGCGGATTCCATCCATGTCAAACCTCTTTCTGTTTATTTTCGCGCCAAATGGCTCGGAATGCAATCAATTGCCTAGCCAAATGAAATGGCGCAGAAGGGGGATCTGCAGGTTGGCGTGGAGGGCGAAGGAGAGCACGAAGCCCACCAGGAGGCCATAGGAAAGGCGCCTGAAGGGCAGGGGCCTTTCCAGGCGCTGCCAGACCCAGCCCCAGGCCAGGCCCAGGAGGAGACCCCACGCCCAGCCCCACTGGGGCTGGTAGGCCACGAAGAGCAGCGCCAGGGCCGCGTAGAGGGCCTTCATGGGGATCCGGCACCCCAGGCGCAGCAGGGGCCGGAGGTAGGCGAGGGCCGCGCCCAGGCCCCAGGCGGCCAGATCCGGGGCCCAGCCGGGGTTGGCCGAGTAGTCCCACCAGGGCTTGGCCAGCACCAGGCCCAGGGCCAGGGCCGCCAGGAAGGCCCGGGGGGGCGGGGCCTCGCAGGTCTTGAAGGGCACCGGCTTGAGGTAGCCGAAGGCGCCCAGGAAGGCGAAGAGGCTGGCTCCGGCCAGGGGCATGACGGGGTGGAGGAAGCCCATGAGCTGCCAGGCGCCGATGCGCAGCCAGATGAGGGCCCCGTCCTCGCGGAGGGGATCCTTCAGGGCCACCCACAGGGAGGCGACCCCCATGACGGCCACCAGGCCGCTGGGCACCAGGTCGGGCGTGCTCCAGTGCTCCAGGTTGAGGCCCCGCATGAACAGGAGGGCTGCCAGGAGGCCAACGGACGCCAGGGGCCGGGTGGGCACGGCGTCGAAGGTGCGGGGCCGGTGGCGCTTGAGCACGACCGGCAGCGGCAGGAGGACCACGGGGATCATCAGGATCCAGAAGCGCGGTCCCTGGAATTCCAGGCCATAGACGGCCAGGCCGTGCACCAGCCCGCCAAGGTAGAGGAACAGCCATGCTGCGATCATGGACGCTCCAGGCGGACGGTCCGTACGCTGTGCGCCGGAAGCGGGAGGCGGACCCGGTATCGGAAGGCCTTTCCGGCGGGGAGGACGCCCACCAGGACGCCCTGGTCGGGCCGCAGGCCGGGGGTCGCGCCCTCGAGCGTCACCTGCACGCTCTCGAAGGACTCGTTGAGGTCGTTGCGGGCCTCCACGGCGCCGCCGGGCAGGGCGCGCGCGTGGAGCCCGCCCAGGGGCACGCTGGCGACGGGGTTGGGACGGCCCGTGCCCGCGAGGTCGTAGGTCTCGCTCACCAGGCGGCCCTCCGTGAAGCGGATGATGCGGTAGCCGTGGTATTGATGCGGCCAGCGGGTGACCTGTCTCAGCTCGTTGCCCAGGGCGGTCACCACCGCGTAGTGGGTGCCCGGGAAGTCGGCGCGGTCGTCGCGCAGGGCGCCCTTCTCGTCGAAGATGGCGTCGGAGTGCCAGTGCCCGCTGAGCACCAGGGGCACGCGGTGGACGCGGCAGAGCTCCATGAAGGGCAGGCGGTAGCCGTTGAGGAACCCGCCGCTGCCGCCGGCCTCGCCGTGGATGGCGGGTCCCGCGGGCATCACCGGGTGGTGCACCTGGATGACGGGGGTGCGCCCTTCGAGGTGCTCCAGCTCATTCCTGATCCAGTGGAATTCGGAAGGCGTGAACTGGTCCCGTCCGTGGGCGGAATCCAGGCTCAGGACCCGCAGGGGGCCCAGGTCGGCCCGCTGCGGGCCGGGCCCGAAGGCCCTCAGATAGGCGGCCCAGCCCTTGCGCTCGTGGTTTCCAGGCGCCGCCAGGAAGGGCATCTCGAGGCGGCCGAGGTTCTCCAGGAGGAAGGCGTACCACTCGGCCCGCACGTCGTACGAGATGTCCCCGGTGCCCAGCACCGCCGCGGGCTGCAGCAGGTTCATCTCCTCGATGAACTGGGGCAGGAGGTCCTCCTTGCCCGGCGGCGGGAAGTCCCCGGCCTGGACGATGAAGAAGGACGCCGGCCAGGTCCTGCGCACGAACACGGCCCCGGGCTGGCGCAGGTCCTGGCTGGAGGTGCGCACGCGCAGGGCGTAGCGCCCGTCCTTCAGGTCGGGGATCCGCGTCGTCAGGCAGAGGATGTTGCCCCGCCACCACCGGGTGGGCGCGGCCAGGGGGAAGTCCGCGCCCGCGTCGTCCTCCAGGCTCAGCTGGGCGGCCGGCGCGGCCCAGGGCAGGCTCGTGCGCAGGTACACCTCCAGTTTCGTGCCGGGCTCCTGCACCTGGGGGGTGCCCAGGCGCGGCCGGTCCAGGCGCACCCGGAGGGGCAGCCCCGTGGCGACGATGATCGTCGCGCCCAGCGCCAGCAGGAGTCCCCAGGCCCTCATGGCCGCTCCTTCAGGGGCTTGTTGTGGGACAGCAGGAACTTCGACCACTGGTGGAACCCCTCGGCCAGCCCCCGCATGCGCGCGACGCGCCCCGGCTCGGAGGCCGCAAGGTCCTCCGGGTCCCTGCGGTCGGTGCGGAAAAGCTGCGCGCGGCCCCCGGGATCCACGGTGAGGTACCAGTCGCCCTGCAGGAGCCCGATGCGGGGGGGCCTGCGGAACGTGGTGAAGGCGAACGCGGCGGAGCGCTCCTGGAAGGCCGGGTCCAGGGCGTCCTTGCCCAGCGTGGCGGTGCGCCACGGCACGCCCAGCAGGCTCGACAGGGTGGGCAGGAGGTCCATCTGGGTGGCCACGGCGTGCACGCGCCGCGGCTTGAGGAGGCCGGGGGCGTAGATGAGGAGGGGCACGTTGTGGATGGCCAGCTTGAGGTCGCCGAAGCGCTTGTCGACGTCGTTGCGGAAGGCGTCGTCGAAGCGCGGGTCCTCGGTGCCCCGGGGCAGGCCGTGGTCGCCCCACAGGACGAAGACGGTGTTGGCGAACCAGGGCTCCCGGCGCGCCCCCTCGAAGAACGCCTCCAGGCTGTAGTCCATGAGGCGGACCGCGTTGAACTCGTCGTTGCCGGTGAACCCGCCCCTGGCCAGGCTCGCCGCGTCCCGTTCGGCCTTGCGGAAGTCCTTGAGATGCTTGGGTATCGTGAAGGGCGGATGGTTGCCCGAGGTCTGGATGTAGCTCCAGAAGGGCGCGGGCTGGGCCCGGAGGTGCTCGCCGGCCTCCCGCAGGAGGTCGGCGTCGCTGATGCCCCACACGTCCACCACGGGGCTCCGGAACGAGCCTTCCTCGTGGATCTTCAGCCCCGGGAAGTTCTTCTTGAGCACGCCGCGGATCTGCGCCCAGTTGGCGCTGCCGCCCAGGAAGAAGGTCTTGGAATACGCGTCCAGCCCGGAGAGGACGGTGCCCTGGTCGAGGAGGAGCGGGTTGCGGGTGGCGTTCTCCACCGCGCTCACGTCGGGCACGCCGAAGAGCGTGGCGAACATGCTGCGGCTGGTGTTCTCCATGGCGACGTAGTACCGGTCGAAGAAGATGCCCTCGCGGCAGAGCTTGTCGAAGTACGGCGTGGGATCCAGGGGGTTGCCCTGGATGCCGGTCTTGAAGGAGGCGAAGCTCTCCAGCTGGATGAAGACCACGTTGGGCCGGAGGGCCGGGTCGATGAGGGGCCGCGGGACGCCTTCCCGGCGCAGGGTGGGCAGGCCCTCGGCGTCCACGGCCGCGGGGATGCCGAAGTAGGCCGCCATCGCGGGCGCCGTCTCCCGAACCTTCGCCAGGTCGTAGCCCCCGTCCATGTCCCGCCGCGTCTCCAGGAAGAACAGCACGGGGTTGAGGGCCAGGTGGGCCTGGAAGGCG from Geothrix sp. 21YS21S-2 includes these protein-coding regions:
- a CDS encoding metallophosphoesterase; the encoded protein is MRAWGLLLALGATIIVATGLPLRVRLDRPRLGTPQVQEPGTKLEVYLRTSLPWAAPAAQLSLEDDAGADFPLAAPTRWWRGNILCLTTRIPDLKDGRYALRVRTSSQDLRQPGAVFVRRTWPASFFIVQAGDFPPPGKEDLLPQFIEEMNLLQPAAVLGTGDISYDVRAEWYAFLLENLGRLEMPFLAAPGNHERKGWAAYLRAFGPGPQRADLGPLRVLSLDSAHGRDQFTPSEFHWIRNELEHLEGRTPVIQVHHPVMPAGPAIHGEAGGSGGFLNGYRLPFMELCRVHRVPLVLSGHWHSDAIFDEKGALRDDRADFPGTHYAVVTALGNELRQVTRWPHQYHGYRIIRFTEGRLVSETYDLAGTGRPNPVASVPLGGLHARALPGGAVEARNDLNESFESVQVTLEGATPGLRPDQGVLVGVLPAGKAFRYRVRLPLPAHSVRTVRLERP
- a CDS encoding LTA synthase family protein — its product is MPRTKLRLLAVLLVLLAALFGLLRLAFLLRFGGAEGFAPHALYIGLKFDARLAAILLLPALLLLKGGDPGRPARPALGALTLAAALCVYAGLILVAMVDTVEARAWLYGFLVLAGLHHGFCRGYGFGMRSARRIWAAYALAALVAVLLAYVVDFVAYAYIHTRLNGTLVMFLENAGTSLQMVWQSYPVVRIALALGAFMALAAWGLRAVARRLELTAPVPRGRKALHALAALGLLALMWGRWSAYPLRWAEAFELPGAFQAHLALNPVLFFLETRRDMDGGYDLAKVRETAPAMAAYFGIPAAVDAEGLPTLRREGVPRPLIDPALRPNVVFIQLESFASFKTGIQGNPLDPTPYFDKLCREGIFFDRYYVAMENTSRSMFATLFGVPDVSAVENATRNPLLLDQGTVLSGLDAYSKTFFLGGSANWAQIRGVLKKNFPGLKIHEEGSFRSPVVDVWGISDADLLREAGEHLRAQPAPFWSYIQTSGNHPPFTIPKHLKDFRKAERDAASLARGGFTGNDEFNAVRLMDYSLEAFFEGARREPWFANTVFVLWGDHGLPRGTEDPRFDDAFRNDVDKRFGDLKLAIHNVPLLIYAPGLLKPRRVHAVATQMDLLPTLSSLLGVPWRTATLGKDALDPAFQERSAAFAFTTFRRPPRIGLLQGDWYLTVDPGGRAQLFRTDRRDPEDLAASEPGRVARMRGLAEGFHQWSKFLLSHNKPLKERP